The following proteins come from a genomic window of Macadamia integrifolia cultivar HAES 741 chromosome 14, SCU_Mint_v3, whole genome shotgun sequence:
- the LOC122060974 gene encoding LOW QUALITY PROTEIN: DNA-dependent metalloprotease WSS1-like (The sequence of the model RefSeq protein was modified relative to this genomic sequence to represent the inferred CDS: inserted 1 base in 1 codon): MNRGDLNKVWEIKTLIKRSREDEAWEILQKIASQVEPIMXKNKWRVKLLSEFCPNNQSLLGLHVGRGVQVMLRLQRPNRESEFYPYHQVLETMLHKLCHNAHGPHNANFYKLWDELRKECEYLISKGITGTSEGFDLRGKRLGGSSRQPSLSSLSQTTLTTVENRLHLGSLLPSGPKRLGGDSNIMVALIPIQATAMAAERRMQDDLWCGSFGMLGEEESNSNELQKAISSDM; the protein is encoded by the exons ATGAATCGTGGCGATCTTAACAAGGTTTGGGAAATCAAAACCCTCATCAAAAGGAGCAGAGAAGATGAAGCATGGGAGATTCTTCAGAAAATAGCTAGCCAGGTTGAACCCATCA CGAAAAATAAATGGAGAGTTAAACTTCTTTCCGAGTTTTG TCCAAACAATCAGTCTCTTCTAGGGTTGCATGTGGGAAGAGGCGTGCAGGTTATGCTCAGATTGCAAAGGCCAAATAGAGAATCGGAATTTTACCCCTACCATCAGGTTCTTGAAACGATGCTTCATAAGCTATGCCATAATGCCCATGGCCCTCACAATGCCAACTTCTACAAGCTGTGGGATGAACTCCGAAAG GAATGTGAGTATCTTATCTCCAAGGGAATAACTGGCACAAGTGAGGGCTTTGATCTTCGAGGGAAACGTTTGGGTGGTTCTTCTCGTCAACCCTCTTTGTCATCTCTTAGCCAAACTACATTGACTACTGTAGAAAACCGACTGCACCTTGGATCTCTACTACCATCTGGACCCAAGCGCCTTGGTGGTGACAGTAATATTATGGTTGCACTTATTCCAATACAGGCTACTGCCATGGCTGCCGAAAGGAGAATGCAGGATGATTTGTGGTGTGGATCTTTTGGAATGTTAGGTGAAGAAGAAAGTAACTCCAATGAATTACAAAAAG CCATTAGCTCCGATATGTGA